AGGATGTATTCATAAAGACTTGGAGTAATACTAACAACCTGCTTATTTCCATATTTTTCATCGTCGACAACAACAAATGGATTGGTGGAGCAACGTTTTATGATCCATTTCGACTTCCTGCTGCATGTCCTTATGCCAATGTGGCCACTACTGCACCTCTCAAAGGGGGCTTTGCCTGCCAAAGAAGAAGTAGCAACAGTAGTAGTTGCAGACACTGAATTGAAGTTTAGCATTAGTCTCGGAGGTCTCCATGGTAAGTCTAATCTAGACCAACAACGATGATGAAGAGTCAAGCTGCTGCAGGTTGCCATTCATGTACTAAAGACAAGGCAAGATAGCAAGCTAACAACAGAAAGAAGAAATGGTGAAAATCAACAGTTTGCATTAAATAAAACGATAAACTTAAATTACACCTAAGTTAATTATAGAGAAATGCAATGTCCATgaaattttcacaacactttcgcAACAAATTTGAAGTGACGTGTTGTCACTGGCTGTTACATACAGGGTGGGTTAAAGAGTAATTTAAGTGATggtttcaaattagaaccagtatCAACTTACCGCTTAGAATTTGTTCTTTttaagtattgtaaaaatgttgtggaagTAGCACTTTTCTTAATTACAAGAACTAAGCATTACATGAAGTATAAATATTAGCAATGAACTCACAAAATCTAGAAAATGCATATTATACCATTGTCCTAAAGCATGGACATTAGAAAATAACGAAATGGGTACAAAAAGgacagagagaaagaaaaaacatgGAGAGGGTCATTGTCATTGGGCTTTTTGGATAGAATACCTGTGAAGAACTGGGCTACTGCAGTTTATTGTTTCAGTCTTCTTTTCCTCTTGGGAAATTATACAAACACCTTAGCCGCACTAggataatgaagaaaaagagcGTTCAAAcagtgaaattttattaatagtacaaatgaaaagaagaagctGTTTGTTTGTATGTATTACAAAGTGAAGACGAGAGAGCTCAAAAACTAAACTATGAAGATGGCAGGAATAGTTGGTATTTGGTAAGCGACCACAATGCAAAGATATCGGTTTCAATTGAAGTCTATGGACACTGGACTTAAAATTTCACACATGACACACCCTCCCGTGAAGACTTGCCACCTCACGTTTACAAATTCGCtagtaaaaaagtaatatatatatatatatatatatatatattttttttttttttttttttgagaaaagagtaaaaaaaagtaatattaatagtCCAAATGATAATAAGGAAAATTTTGTAAcattaatagtttgtaaaaaatattataaaataatttgtaaatgtagaattgaaaaaaaaaaaaaaaatcacagctAATTATGTGTCAAGTTATTACATTTTtctatagaaaaaaattattacttagaGTATTCGCATTAATTCGTGAAAAAATTTATGTCTATTTTAGCGTAAgaacctattttttctattttacatacttactttttaaaatacctcaaattatattatctattttatactataattcattaaaatatcaaattttcttgatttttttaattatttatcttttttcacacacaacaatcatcatctactctttttttttttatcattttttatcctTGGGGTacgtaaagaaagaataaaaaatcaaatgcaAAAGATAAATAATGTAGATATAAATTTACATGTAGCAAAGTTGTAAAGTTACACAATTATATACTCATTGACGGAAGTTATTTTGAggcaaaaatatataaattttacactttttttttattatatacccTCTGATATAAGTGCTCTTATTAGTGACAAGAccatttcttgcaaatgtgcaGATACATTacaaattcatttgaaataatttttattttttttaagacgTATTTATAATACTCagttttcttaattcatattatatatatatatatatatatacatacatacatatatatatatatatatatatatatatattgtcatatGATTGGTTTCCGGGTATTGAATGGAATTGTTTTACTAATCCAAATTTATGAGGTTGGAATGGTCAAGATTTTTGACATTATTAGAAGACctacatattataatatttgtagaatttgtttattaaattgattaaatgatttttaaatttgaaatttataaatttaaattcaaagcataaaatacttttacatcctagaattacaaaaattcaaGCAACCGAGCACTTTCTCAACTACTCTATCTTGACAACCAAATACTGAGATCCAAATTTGAAACACTCATTTCATTATTTCAACGAAAAGAAATCATTTGTAAGTACCAGTATATAAAGAATGtgataaaataaacaaaaaatggctaaaagcattttcatttatcaatattaattttctttagcTAGGATtccacaaaacaaacaaacaaaacaaaacaaacaatccACAAAAAATACTCTAAAATGATCAttgacttttacttttatcatcTTAGTTCATATTGATATTACactaaatagtagtaaaaaaaactacaaagaaacttataaattatgaattctaaaacataataaaaaaatattaatctcatcaataatcaattagatggtttctttctatttttctttagttctaaaacaaattatatttatgGCTTTCCCACACCAAATATCCAAAGACTCAAAGCCAATCACAACTTATACAAAACTCATAATGTCTAACCTCAACATCAAAACCATAAGCTGTTGTCATTCAATAAAAAAGTGCAAGCCCCTCTTCCTTGGCAAAGCCAACTCATACGGGTTAAGATCATGTAGGTTGACAAAGTTAGAGTTAGGTAGGTGTCATTGAAAGGTTGAAGATAAATGACACAATTCTTGGTCGAGGTGTATTTGAAGTGCAAGAGATttttcttgaaacattgaacaaaaggaataaagaatctttattctttaattggaactcttgaaatattgaaccaaagaaataaaaagtgtctattttttttttttttgttcttatcttgtAACTTAAGAATATTTCAATTATCTTTTCAATGAGAGCATCACATGACAGAATCCTGCGCCCTCTCGCATGAGGTCtgtgcttttatatatatatatatatatatatattgattgattgattagcaaaaaaaaaacaaaaaaaaaaacgattttAGTGGTAAACCCATATAAGAACTAATAAAAGTGTGTTAACTCAATTGctgtaaaaaataaagacaactATTTTCTATTGTGCGCGCCTAATCTCTACTTGATTGGCCGGGCTTAGAATGGGCTAACAATTTACTTGTATTAGTGGGCTTAGTGTTTACTACTAAAGGTTGTTTCTGGCCGAGTGACCTGGTGGCACCCCTTATCCCCCACGAATTCTCTTTTTTCCCTCCCTAAGTAACACTCCCACCCTGTGTTGCTCTTTCCCCTAGCTATCCCAgcttactctctctctttctccttcctCCCCAGATTTTCCAACCCCCTTTCCTTACACAATTCTTCTATCTATAGCTTGAGGTTTGTGGGGGTTTCATGATTTCATTCTGATCTCACTTATGTGGGATGGGGTCCGATGTGATTATTCCTGACATAGAATCTATCTCGTTGGAAATGGTGGTAGTGGCCTTGGAACTGATTTCCGCCTCCAAAAGATTGCCCGACAGCGATACTCCCCAAGGCAATACCAAGCCACAGGGGAGGTATGTTGTTCTGGGCATATGCAATCCCGAACAGACAATGAACGACCGGATATGGGCTTATCAATCACGCACTCAAGACGGATATGGATTCATTATGAGGATTAGGCCCAGCTCCAATTCTTGAGAATGTTTGGGCCAAGGCCCTTTGGGCTTGAGGCCATACCCCGTACATctattatattaatattagttGTAAAAGCTTTTGTACACGTAACATTCTCTCACCATAAcggaaaagctaaaagagtGTTTATGAATTTCTTCTCTCAAGTTTTCCATGTGATGGTTTTGGAAATACTCACAACATAtgcaaattttttcacaacaaacTCTGCAGCTACTAAGTCATTAATTTGTTATTAATTCTCATTTAAGCCAATTAGTGACACTATTTTATTATCTACTTATTGTTTATCATTTATACTTCGCCACCTCAATAATTATGGAAATTTTGTTGTGACTCTAGACTAGTCTGTTTGGGAAtagcttatttagctgaaattaaatttttttactaaaaatacaatataaaaaactaaaaggtaactgaaataatacaaaagataactgaaataatatagtgagacttataaatagtacaaaaaagtataatgagacccatgaatagtaggaaaaaaataagttgaatagtagtaaaaataagttaaatagtaaaaaagtcGGTTTTTTAAACCAATGCCAAACGCAATCTTATTGTTAGTTTCTCGCTCCAATTTCAGGCTCAATGAGTCTAACTTTGTTTTCCCCAGGCTCCTTGTACCTAAAGGTAAAGCTTGGACTCAATGCTCTAGTGTCCTAGATATAAGTCAAGTCACATAAAAAGCTTGGATCTAATGCTCCCTTGCATTGGATTGCATTGGACCCAAGTCAAGCATCATGAGGAGTGAGGACCCTAACCTTGACATAAAGCTTAGGAGTTGGGTCCAATGCATAGGACCTGATGACTTGCCACAATGACCACGATGATGACATCTGTATATTTTTAGCCACATGTCACTGTCTAATGCTAGCATTAGACTCAAGCCAATTCTAATGCCCACGGAAAGCTTCTTGAACTATGATAACAAATTTGCATTGCTGGCACTCTTGCTGAAGTGGCATGAGCCAACTCAGCACGAATTCGTGACCTGGGTCACTGTAACACTTAAAATTGTGACTCAAACCCACGAGTTCAGAGAGTGCAGAATTCTTTTATGAATAGATTTCAGAATCATAGTATATTTTAGACACTGTTTTTCTAGTTGCAAGGTTGGGGGTCAAAATCATACCAAAATTTGAGACAGTGTAGCGTAGCCTGGAAGGcgatcaagattcaagaacgaAGAGTTTTGACAGAGAAAAAGGTTTCGGAAGCAACAATGAGTGAAGGTCCAAAGCTCTACGCCAACAAGCCCAAAAAgggtaaaactaaaaaacaattcTTTGCTGTCAAAAAACAATCATTTCTACTTccgtttttttgttttcagtatTTTGGGTTTCGGTGTTTGACTTTTGATTGATTGTTTGTGCTCTTTTACTTTACAAACAAACAGCACAActgaaaaaatttcaagacGGACATCAGAAAGCCAAGGAGTTCTCaacaccatcatcatcatcaacaatgGGAACTCAGTCCTCTTCagctccaccaccaccaccaccaccaccaaaagaGTCATTTGCTCGCCGTTACAAGTTCGTCTGGCCTATGCTTTTGGCTGTCAATCTTGCCGTTGGAggttcctttctttctcttattcCTCAATCCTCAGTTTATGCGTGTATGTGACTGTGAGTATTTATTTGTTTACAAAGtgtttgaatttataaaatggTGTAATGGGTTTTAAGATTTCAGCTGAAAAGAACAATTTTTAAGCTCATTCAGTGATTAAATATAGAAAATGGTGTAATGGGTTTTAAGATTTTAGCTTAAAGGAATGATTTTTAAGCTCATTTAGTGCGtttcttgatgtttttgttGATGGGTATTCTACTGGTAGACACTCAAAATAGGGGTATGGTTAATATAGTAGATTATTAAAGGGGAATTAAACATTTTATGGCTTCTCAGAATGGTTTTGATcttacttgtcaaaaaaaaaaaaaaaaaaaactacagaTTGCTTGAATGTTTGGGAGTTGGCTGGTTTGtatacaataaaatgcaaatatgaAACCTTGGAGGTTGTATTGATGCATAGTTTATTTAGTGTAATATTTTATGCTTTGATTCTATTATGTAGTTTATGGGTGCTTAATCAAGGCCGGGCATGCTAATATAATGTAGCTAAAGATTAGTTTTCCCTTAAGCACGTCAATTCAATAAGAAGGAATACCATATGATCCAAATTCTTGATTACAAGCTACTAAACTCCTGCTTAAAACACTTCTTTACTTGCTTGTTTGAGAGGTGGGGGTGTTAGACTGAGTGCCAGTTCATCTCGTAACAAACGAGCAGACTTGGGATGGAGAAAAAAATCCATGTTAATTCTGAGAAACTTGAGGGTTTCAATATGAAGGGATAGATTCCTAGGTGGCTTCAAGCCTCGAATTTTCTCAGACCTTAGCATCATCTTTCTTCTACCAAAGTGTGCATTTTCAGTATAAAATGAACTGGCATCTCTATCATTACTTCTGTCTGTTTTTCTCTCTAGCATCATAATGGAAGAGTTAAGTAGCATTCAATTATTTTGATTATGATATGTTGGAATAGAAGTGAGAGAGGGCATTACCCATGGTATCATACCAAACTAATACCGTAATACCGTGGGCTCTCAGTGGTAGTTCAATTATTGTTCTTAATGGAAATACatcataaaagagaaaatagtcCTATTCATTCTAGGAAGATTAGCCCTTTTTTCTGCACACTCTAGACAATTTAAAAGatgagaaaattttaaagtttattattttttgtgtttggtttgtttagcatgatagaaaagaaaagaaactgtAAAGAAATTATGTCAGCAATTTCTTCTTAGCTCACCAAGATTTTCCATTCCGAGTTTGGTGAGATTTAGAGAGAAATTTATACATAAGGAAGAAATGGTAGTACAATTTGTATATGTGTTCAATGTAATTTTCcaccctttttattttctcctcttttctttactttatttCCTCTTTTAAAATGTAAACTAAATAGAGGGTGAAACGGTTCTGGAAGGATAAGTTTAGAatgacaatttaaaaaacacataaaacatATTTACATATATTGTTGTTAACAAGCCAATGAGATACTGCTCAAGTGTTCAATTGGCACTTCCTCTTCCcataataatgggatggagggtgaggtcatgagTTGAAGACCCActgggtgcatgtgtaacttaccaataaagaAAATGTTGTCAACAAGACAAGTGGATGGTAGTTTAGTAAATATTTGGATCTTTACGCGTTAAAGAAAAAGTGAGGACTGAGCCTGTTTAGTAATAGGATTCTTAGCCTTGCTTTATcatattgttttcttctttatggCGTCTTTATGGTGCCAACAATGCATTATAATTCAAATGTTCTTTTTTGAGCTTTTGCATATCTATATGATTCTATATGAGATTTATCAATATTTATCAAATCTGTTCCTATCTAATGGAACGCTATTGGATCAAATGACAAAGAAAGTGggagtcaattttttttttaatcctaatttTAAACCTTCAGACCTCTCTTTGATTTAAAACCACAAGTTCCTAAGTCTTTCTCTGCACTCAGCTTCTgctgaaaaaattaatttgtttgagCTCTTTACTTTTGTTGTTCATTATTAATAAAATGGGGGTCTATAGTATGGTTGAAAAAGATGGGCTTATAGCTGAGGCTTTTAGCagtttattgtgaaaaaaattaattaaatttagtgTTTGGGGTAAGATTGAAAGAATTTAGGAGTTTCAGGAATAGTGGGGAGTTCGAGTGCGAAAGTGTTGAAATTAGGTTGAATTCGACCAGTAGAGTTCTGAATTTCATGTATATGTGGCACTCAACTTGCCATGTGCGCTGCTGGGTCTGCTATGTTGGAATTTGGCTGTTGAAGAGCTGGATTTTCGTAGCCATACTGCCAAAGCCAatgagttttaagttttaaaattggaAATAGAGTCTGCAAATTCATATCTTTATGAACCGAGTGAGTCTAGAAATGAATTCCTTTAATGACTGAGACCTAACCATAATGAGTCAAGAAACATCCAACCAAGTCATAAGCCAATATCTTGACTTAACGCACCTAGCTTGTACAAACAATTCCATGACCTTTAATTCGGTCCTCAAAACCATCTGGTAGCCACGACCTTTAATTCAGTCCTCAAAACCATCTGGTAGCTCAAAAGTATCCCCATCcaccaaaatattttaatttcttagagCCCAAAAGAATAGCAACCTGGATAGTTCTAACCCAAGAGCCAACTTTTCCTTGTTCTCTTGACTTGGTATCACTTTACTTATAGTTGCTACATAAACTACGGACCTATCTTGTTTGTCTAACCACTCAACAATTGTATCCTGAGTGTCATCTTTGTTGTCTGCCCAAACTTGTATTGTGGGTGGCAATAAGCCAACCGGAGCCGCAGTTTTTTGGTGGAGCTCTTTTTGGAGGTTCAACCACTGAGATTTGAGCTCCATGCAACTGCAGAAAATAAGCATTCAGTCCCTGAGATCAGTGGCCCAAAATAGTCTCAATGGAGATATCTCTgaacatttcaaaaaatttcttgcCCTTGTAGAGTCAAAGCATCGCCTTGGTAGGAAAGGTTACCCACTTGGAAAGGACAATCAAGTCCTCTCACTTAGTTGCTGGTTTGTAATTGGCCATTATCTCTGGTATAGATGaaccaaagaaagaaatggaACATGCATTGAGATGCCTATTTTAGCAGCAATTGGCGGTAACTAGTGAGGAAATAAATCATAGataatacttatcaaaaaataaagaaatcatAGATAATCCAATCAGGAGTAGAAATTTCAAGGAACCAAGCCATAGCTTCTTGGAGACCCTTTCAAGGTGCGAAATTTTGAGTTGTGTGATGTCAATGATAGCCTTTTCGTTGTTAGAGAGATTATTGACATGTTTCATTTTGGCAGTTAAAGTACTGAATTTCACGTCACTCAATTCTGTGCTTTAATTGCAGAATTGTGCAGCTAAATTTCTGGAAAATGTGCAACTGTTCACCAAATTCAGTGGCTAAAGTTCACCAAAATTGGTGCTTAACTACCGGTTCCCGCTTGATTGAATTTGGTTCTTATAACTACCAGAAGTGTGGCATTTTCCCTCCCCTCATGTAATAATTGAGTGCCAATTGAGCACATAATTTGGCACTTAACAGTGCCAAATGCAGTTTCATTTCAACACTTCCAAGGCTGAATTTCACACTATTCCATAAATCTCTTATTTCTCTTGACATAGCCCCAAAttcttagtttattttattttttacaataaatttccAAATGCCTCTACAATTGCTGTTCGCAATCCCCTCCTCCACTGAAGGGGTAAAAAGctggggaaaaaagaagaagaaagaaagcaaaggaAAAGTATCAAAAGTCTGgctaaatttattttgttgtggttAACTAGTACGTGTAGCTTATTGAATCTacttcataatatatatttcttggtTGGAGTTGTTTTGTATCTGCACTGGACACTCTGCTTCTCCAGATGACAGACTATGGGTGGATATCCTTGATCTATATCTAAGGCAGCCTTTTCTGCATGCCAAATTAAGGACCATAAGCCATACTAATTAGGTTGTGTTGAGGCTACAATATAAGGACACTGCAAAAGTTGCAACATATGCCTGTAACTGTAAGATATTATTAGACTTGTGAATATATGGGAGACATGTTCCACATTGGCATGTCCAACAAAGCTTGAGAGGAATGTATCTTCATTTTCTGCTTGCTCTGATacttgtattttcttctttgttgcAATAATTTAATAACGTGAGTGACTGCCCCTGTAGACTTGTGAACTATATGTAGCCATGTCCCATAGAAAAATATATGGTAACTAGGAAAAAATTGGAAACCTTTACACACCCAATCTTCCTACTATGGTATTCTTAACATGATATCAATATTTGATACTTTACATTTTTGGTATGCTACTTGCCAATGAATCTTCCTCACCTGTTTGCTGTTTGAACTTGCCACAATGGGCATATCCATGTCTCCTTGATATTGATGCTCTTGGTTATAGTAATGTTATTATCATGCTTGTGTTTTATGTATTGAAGCAAGTTGATATTTGGAAGATGAGTAGTTAGCCTACTTTCATGAAAGCAGCATTCCTAATCCTAATAAAGGAGTGAAGATTCTTAGAAAGGAAATGTATTCTTAACACGTCATAGTCCTATGTGGTCTGAGAGGTATTCTATCTAGTTTCTAGTTTCTAGTTTTTTGGTTCAACttggtcttttattttttccttctctgtttctcagaagtttttatatatacattgttagTTTAAGCTTATGCAATACTGTCTTGAAACTTTTGATTAGGTTGCTTGACAACATTCTCTCTGGGGCTCTTAATGTGTTTCTTATGAGATTAAGGTTTCTGTGAATTTTATAGCTTACCTCTTTATGAGGACAAAGAAGAAAGATGCAGATATAGAGGAAGAAGTTGCAACTCCACAATCAACCACATCTGCTACAGCTACTCTTGTTGAAAAGCCCTCACCCTCGCCACCCATCACACAGGTTGTGAAGTTGCGAGAACCAATTCCGGAGGATCAGCAGCGTGAACTTTTCAAGTGGATGTTGGAAGAGAAAAGGAAGGTCAAACCAAAAGATCCTGTTGAAAAGAAGCGCCTTGATGATGAGAAAGCCATCCTCAAACAGTTTATCCGAGCAAAATCTATACCAAGTGTCTAATTATTTAACACTTGTTCACAAACTTA
This genomic stretch from Quercus robur chromosome 4, dhQueRobu3.1, whole genome shotgun sequence harbors:
- the LOC126720839 gene encoding uncharacterized protein LOC126720839 encodes the protein MSEGPKLYANKPKKAQLKKFQDGHQKAKEFSTPSSSSTMGTQSSSAPPPPPPPPKESFARRYKFVWPMLLAVNLAVGAYLFMRTKKKDADIEEEVATPQSTTSATATLVEKPSPSPPITQVVKLREPIPEDQQRELFKWMLEEKRKVKPKDPVEKKRLDDEKAILKQFIRAKSIPSV